The Solanum dulcamara chromosome 2, daSolDulc1.2, whole genome shotgun sequence region ttattcttaaaTGTCTGAATAGATAAACGATTTTTGTTTGTCAATaataatgtattttttaaattaaaaaaataaaaaattacttacaatacaaatagataatcttttaatttttttataagatatacttttatttttattaatatttttatattatttttgaaatatatttaaaagctATTATAAtacctattatttttatttgtataattaggtattagagttttgattgttattaaaatattcacttttacttaactcatttatttcattatataacgtcaataatttatataacgtcaataatttatatattcaattatgattttttttactttaattttttcgaatagaaaaaataatttttgctttttaatagaaaatttattacctagaataaaaaataaaaaatcatgattttaaagaagtaaataaaaagataaaggtTGATAATACAAAAGgtaaaatagacattttaaaaaattaattagaataaaGAGGAGAGAATGATTATTATTCATAGTTGACGAGGAGTtcgatttttaaatcaaaattcaaaggTGTAAACGAGTTTCATGTTGACTTCTCGCAACTTTTTCATacatttctttatatttttaattccCGGACAAAAGGAGAAGCAAGTTTTACACCACATCATATTATTGCTCTAAACTGGAATGACTACGATCAAAAGCGTATATTTACCCTATGAATCGTAAGCTGAGTTAAATATTACTATTAGAACTTCTGGCCCTCGGAGATTTctcaattataaaaaaaagggaaagaaGGTGCATGATACTGTGAAATACAATcctcaaaataaataaacaagcaagaTGTACAACTGTTTATTGCAGCTACATACCTTGCTATCTACAAAAACATTAGACCAGTCACTTTtcactacaaaaaaaaaagaggactttCTGACTTAACAAAACAAgtagtttttccttcaactgaTGAAGCCACATTAGCATTATCCCTAAAGAACCAAACTTACTTATATTCTCTGCAAACGGGACATTACCGTTGTGATAGACTGCCTCGAGTCACTGTTCAACAACAGTCACTTGTTCAAACTCGATAAGAGACAGATTACTGTCTTCCTTGACAGAGAAACTGGCAGGTTCGGTAACTTCAATACGTCCCCACCTGTCCACTGCAAGCCTCATTGATCCCTTGAACATGTCTATTTTTGCATTGCGCAGAATTACAGTAGAACCTTCTTTCATCATGTCGACTGAAAGAGAAAATCCTCGAGTTAACAGAAGGATAAGATAAAGAGAAAATCATATCTAACAGAATCCATAGAAGCAGTGTTCAAGGGGAAAAAAGGAGAGATTTGAAATGCATGAAAACATTTGTACCCATATTTTCTAGAGATACATGCTTGACAGCATTTTCTTCATAATCAATCACCAAAACAATTCAAAAGATACCGATTTTTCCAAAATGAAGGTGTTCATGAATCCTAATAACGAAAATGATAGAGTTTATGAATCCAAATCACATCCATCATATAAAGGTTACAGTTCACAAAAAGAAGGAAATTGCAGATTCGGCCAAGCAAATCAGGAAAGCAGACTATGAAACCAGCGTAAAAGACAGATCTTTCTGGCTAAATATCCAATTTCACAATTCTCCTTCCTTGAAATAGTTAATATGATGCTTCCATGATGCAGAAAAAATAGGAAAGCTTCTTGTGAGAAGACAGGGCCCGGGTTTACTGAACTCTCAACTCTGAAAGAAACAGGATGAAGCCAAGCTTGGCTTGAATTGCACAGCTAACTGTACAGAAGAAACTTAGGTGAACGATATTTGCACGCAGTTGTACAATTCTTAATCCCAGTAAAGACGTGTAGCATAATACCAATAAGTGAATGATATCTTCCACACAATTACAGTTCATTCTTAATTTTTGTATGAGTCACCTGCAAACATTATGTATGCCTACTTAATGGTGTGCCTTTCATTCAGTGTTGTCAAAAGCAAAAAGCGCAACAAAAAACAATCTAAGATCTGTTGGGGCTTTAAGTGCGAATAAAgtgtgggctttaatgaaaagGCACAAAGGGagtaaatataaaatatatatgtttcatCCAAGACAaataattataagcatgaatgacaaatatatgaacaaagaaattttaaaaaaaaaattacgataaagtgaaatatcaattgtttaatGTTCAGACGAGGCTCATTGCAAGGAAGAGTATGCCCTAAAACCTTGATGTCGACACTAAAGCGCACACTAAGAGACACAAAGTCCTCAACACGTTTTCAGCCTCATTCAGGGCTAAAGTGTGTTTTCATTATGTATTTAAGTCATTGATAGAGGAGAGTTTATGGGTTCCTCTTTCTACTTTTTCCACTGATCTTGGAAATTGAAAATCTAAGATTATTTTCCTCAAGAAAATTGGAGAAGTAATTTAGATTTTCAGAATAGCAGTTTTCTCAAAAATCAGAAAGCTATTTGGTTCAATGACTCCAAGATTGAGCTATTCAGAAGAATAACATGTTGAATGCCAACTGACTGTCTCTATTCATTCTCATCCCACTCAGGTAAAACTCTCAACAGCAATACTGCAAAATGAGTTTTTTGTAAGGTTTCCAACTTTTTGGTATACTTGTATACAGACATGTTTTGCCCCTTCCTTTTAATGAAATTATTTCTAGATCAAAATAAATGTGGCAAAGTGAGGTTGAACAAATAAGTGAAGTTTCATGTATGTTTCAATtacataaaacatcataaaaagtTTGGAAGTTAAAATCAGTCAAAAAAAGAATCAAACGTAATTCCTTAGATCTAACAAAAAAAGCAATGAGATCAAATGACCATATAAGTCATAATACCCACTAGTTTGGAAAACGGATGAATGGTTGTAGGTAACTGTATAAAGGGTTACTAAAAATTTTCATAATGAGACACACATGAATGGTAACCGTACAAAGGGTTACGAGTAATCATACAATGGATtactaattttttcataatgAGCCATAACATGAATGGTGATTGTATAAAGGGATCGTACAAACGATTGCTAATATTTACATAATGAGGCATAAAAGATATTGGTAGACGTATAAAAGGTTGCGAGTAACAGTATAAATGGATACTAATCACCACAACTAGTCATAATTAAGAAAAGTTCAGTCAACTAGAACTATCAAAAAGCTAAAGAAGAAAACCTACTAAACTAAGAAATACTTAGTGGCGGTTGCTTAAATGTGATGTCATTCCCTTTCAGAgtttatgatatgacatgtttatTTAAACCTCGATCTAACTTTAGTGAGGGAGGATGTTGATACTTACTGAGTATGGTGGATTGAACTGACGTTCTCTTTTGGGAACCTGCGTTGGTCTGCAGTACTAAGTAGGGGCCAGTTTTGCAGACGAGCAGACTACAGGCTAGAGCCCCCtcacttctcttttttttttggtagctccacttctttcttttggtgGGGACACATATTTTTACACAGTTATTCTATTTATGTATTCATTATCTTcagtttagaggcttcataaacagTCTTAGAATTTGAGTTATCTATTCACATTATGCATATATTGTACAATGATAATAGAATGCATAAACACATTTATATGAATATTAAGAATGTTTACTTGAACTTGAGatccaaatattatatttatttttcaaagaatTGCATTGAGTAGCACAGTTTTATTTAAATGAGAACATATTAGTAAGCTAAGATGGTTCGCTCGGTCAAGTTAAGGCACCGGGTGCCAGTCACGACTTTATCAgaaatcgggtcatgacatACCCGTCTTCTGATATTTCCAGCATTGGAATAAGTGTGAGATATAAAAAATCCAGTAAGAACTCCTAATTTGCCCTAAAAGATACTTTACTATATTGGAATGAAATGGACTAAAATAGAGCAGGATATGTAGAGGATTCATATTATGAACCCCAAACCAGTTTGGGATTGTGACATAGTTGATTGATTGCTTAAGCACTAAAATTAACAACAGTACACGCATTTTTTCCAATGAAAATTGAGCTAAGTGTCATGAtccgccacttgatcatgaagaagggggaagaatctagagtcttggagaggttaatggaagattgtagatccttgtagaatctTGTAGAGAAAATGTAGTTTGATCTTAATTTTTCtaatattcatatattatagaTCGACAAGATCTGAACCTAATTCAACAGCCCTTCTACCATGTCtaaaactccaaataactaCAACCCTAAAGTTTCTCCTGTTTTTTCACATCATGGTTCTACTTTTGGGAAAGCAAAGTGGTAAACACCAGAGAAACTAATTTCTTTTCCAGAAAAAATGTTAGTCCTTAGGTCACTCCTCTCGAAGCACATAATTACATACTAACAACAACACACTAAACACACTAGACAAAGTTCTGCATCAGTGGACAAATAAAATCTTTAAAATGAGCAATTCTTTCCAACTACTGACCACTAAAAGCTTTACGAAATGTTCCAAACCTCATCTTGTACCGATGTTCGATACCTTTTTCTGATCAGCACTTCATTCCTAAACTAAGGTTGTCTCTAGGAAAAGCCTTGTGAAATAGACATAGCTTGGAATCGAAATTTGATGTTTTCTTCACGGTTGTCTTTCCTTTTCATTACTACTTTGATTTGCTTCACTTGAGCATAGGGCCATTCGGAAACAACGTCTCTACCTCCACAAGGTAGAGGAAAGGTCTGTGCATACTCTACCCTTCCCAGAtcccactttgtgggatttcgctgggtatgttattgttgttgtttcagCAATAGTATTAGGATACAATGGCTTAAGTATGCACACATTATGTACACTAGATTTTAGAGATGTCCTGGCTTTGGAACAACCGTAAAGAAGATTATAGAAGAACCATTAAAACTATCGCCCTGATACATTTTCTGGTTTCGCCAAGTGCTACTATCTTAAACCTTAGACCCAATAAGAACCTGAGAGTCGAATTCCAAGGGCATGGCCTTACATACAAATGCAAAGACATTTTAATTTGAACAACATCAATTATTCTgtttattttatctgtgtcgctttcgttatttgcgttattcgttatttgcgttattcgttatttgctttacCATAACGCtatgaacttcttagccttatctgacctctttttatgcttcttttgagccgagggtctctcggaaacagccgtcctaccttggtaggagtaagatctgcgtacactttaccctccccagaccccacgttgtgggatttcactgggttgttgttgttgttgttgtaacaccaattattccttagCATCAAGCATAAGATCACACTGCACAACCTATTTGAGTATATTGGGAGAGAACTTCATTGTTCTTATTTTTTCTCCCCTTCAACAGTATTAGCACATCAAGTTCACAGACCACAGTAGTAATGTATGATCAGACCACCAAAACACATACTAAGAATTTAAGACCATCAGATCCTTTGTTCAGTCAAATAACATTAAAGATACAGTCTTTACTACCATTATACCCTTATAATCCAGATTAATCTCAAACAAAAATCGCAGCAAATTAGAATTACTCCACGAAATCTCTACAACACCAACTCCTTTGCTCGGTTAATTAACATTAAAGATACAGTCTTTACTACCATTATAACCTTATAATCCTCCTTTAAAAATTTGGGGATAGGGGCAGGTTAAATGGGGAAGGAAACAAGGTGGGAAATTGAACCCTCACCAACAAAGTGAAAATTCAGGCAGTCAATCAACTGAGCTACTAAGATTTTGTAccctatgttgctcggactctccaaaaatgttgtcGCACCCGTGTCGCATCCTTCAAAAGAGCAGCATTATTTTGGAGGTTTCGACACACATTCATCCACATTTATTGAAGAGTCCAGAGTCCAAGCAACACGGCCTATACCCttataatcacaattaattcaaaaattaaggtAGTCAATCAACTTAGCTACTAAGATTCGTCTACCCTTATAATCATGATTAATCTCAAACGAATATCGTATCAAATTagaatggatccatgaaatctCCACCATTGTGAGCCTCTTGAAAATGTTACCATTACACAACGGGATTCTCTCTTTTTATCGATAGATACTGAATGCTgattgaaacaaaaaaaaagtgaaaccaAATACAATACCTTGATCATTTCTAGCAgtgaaaatgatcatcccagtcTCATCACCAACTAAGCATTCAGCCAGTCGCATCTGGCGGCCTTGATTTCCCCTTGGCACTACCATCTTTGTATTAACCACCTTCACAGTAAGATTTAGCCCTGTAGCCATTGGTCTAAACTGATCAACCTTAGTGAAAACTGGCTGCTGCTTCTTTGGTTCgcccatttttattttaaacctAACAAAATCCAAAAAGATCAAATCTTTACACATACCCAAatcaagaaattgaaaaataaactCAAACACATATTCAgaaaatataacatatcaaaggaaaaaaaacaaatctttGGTCAATAAACTACCACAGAAAGCTGTAGAAAACAGAAAACGTgcaaattcttgaatttattgTATTGAATAGTTATAGTTTTGAAGAAATAATAAAGGTTTAGTTTTTGGATAACCTgaattgaagagaaaattgAGATCTGAGTATTCTTCTGGAGATTCAGATTGGAAGTAGGAAAACGGAATGGAGACCCTCAGGCTTGGGGGCTTTTGGTTTGACGAGAGGACCAAATATCAATTTGCTCCCCGGGAAATTGTTAAAAGTTAGAATATGCCCCTAAGAAAAAAATGTTCTCTGTTGACCTCGAAAAATAGCTAATCCTTCTAAAGCCTcctttattttcattaagattcGGACGTCTGAATCTGAATAAGTATTTGAATAATGTGCATTAATCTAGATCTGAATATAATATGCAGTTTATATATCAGAACACTGAACACTGAATAGTTAAGACTGTTTGTTTTCAATATCTGAATGTGCAtatgaaattaaatattatattgataaaatattataaaattttcgtttcaacaaaaaaaattactttttgataaaatataatattttaaatgttaaaatttgattaaaaaattaaattctatGATATGCAATTAAAAAttatagtaacatgaataatttTAAGAATTTAACATAAACATCTTTTCATAGAAAGAATTATTCAACTGATCAAATTCTAACATTCAAACATTATAAAACGtgttaaataatgaaaaatataaaaactctCAAGTATTTCCTCTTCTTTGCATTAGTTGAGTGCAAGTtcttcacacatattactcaTTATCTGTGAATCTGCAGCTGTCCAACCAGGTCCATTGGTTTCATTCAACATTTCTTTGTGCTCTCCTTCATCCTCGTCAAATATTAAGTGAGGTGACTCGTATTGATTAAAAAGGTCATCATTTATACGCTCCTtcctaataaaattataaattgcaAAACATGCAACAACAACATCTCTCTGAACATCAATAGAATATTGAGGCATCTTGTCTAATTTAGGAAATCTTGCTTTCAGAATTTCATAAGCACGTTCTATAACATTTTTGAGTTGTGCATGATCATGGTTAAATTTTTCCTCCTTATTAGTAGCCTGCCTACGATGATAATCTCCTAACCAAGATCGAACATTATGATATGGTGCTAGAAATCCTCGAGTGTTTGGATATGCCGCATCACATAAATAGTACTTATCTGTAATTAAAATAATGTTCAAATGGTCACAATAAAGAGTTAAACATTATTTCATTATAGTTTAAGTTGTATCACTTACTAGAAGGGAAAAATGGAAATCCATTATCTGGATTAAATACAATCTCAGTTAGAACTCGAGCATCATGTGCTACCCCTTCCCATCCAGCATAAACATAAGTGAAGACCATGTTAAAATCGCATATACCTAATACATTTTGATAACATTTACCATTTCCTCTTCCTCTATACATAATTTGTTGATTAGCGGGAACGACTACATGTATTAATGTCCCATCAAGTGCACTTATTGCTCCCtgcaaataaatatataaatattaaaaattatgaaaatttttaatataaaacatgaaaaacaCTACCTTAAAAATTCTGCGTAACCTTTGTTGAGCACTTGGAATATTTGAATTTTACTTGGACGATGTAGATGATATCATCTCTTTTGTAAATTTAATCATTGCTTCAAGAACCTGATGAAAATATTTGTGAATTGTTAGCGGAGAATGTTGAAATCTTCTCTTGATAACCACAAAACGCTCGTTATGCCCtataatgcataaaaatattgcTATTTTTTCTTCAATGGATACATGTTTACTATTTGTGAGCCATCCATTATGTCTAAAATATTGGCACAATCGCACATATGCATCACGAGACATGCGCATCGACTCCAAACATTGTCGACTAGAACTAGATAATAATTCTAGTGTGTAATTTTGACCAGATAAAGATGATGTTAAGTCTTTAtttctttgaatatttttgagTCTTAAAGACGTTTTCTACCCCAATATAAGCTCATCAACCATAATATTTGATCTTCACTGTCCATCTCTAAACTgttttaacaaaaataataaacaatacACGATAATAAGCATAATATGTTTGTATTTGGTTGACATAAAAATCTACCTAATTACAAAAAATTAATCACAACACATAATCATAATCATCAAGcataacattaaaaaaatatcatgaataAAATTTTTTATAGGCATAATATAATATCAAAAAGTTCAAAGTATGATAGATTCtagtcaaaaaataataaataaggtATCACATTATCAACTCCTAACATATATTCTAGCTAattagaaaaattaaagaatttctattttttttttccaataacCATAATCCAATTCTCTAACTTCTGAACCCCTAGCGTCATCATGTTTTTTTGTAGCTGTCACTTCC contains the following coding sequences:
- the LOC129880338 gene encoding uncharacterized protein At4g28440; amino-acid sequence: MGEPKKQQPVFTKVDQFRPMATGLNLTVKVVNTKMVVPRGNQGRQMRLAECLVGDETGMIIFTARNDQVDMMKEGSTVILRNAKIDMFKGSMRLAVDRWGRIEVTEPASFSVKEDSNLSLIEFEQVTVVEQ